A region of Chloroflexota bacterium DNA encodes the following proteins:
- a CDS encoding aldo/keto reductase translates to MEYRLLGRTGVCVSPLCLGAMNFGAPTNADDSIQIINRALDAGINFIDTANVYNAGESERIVGRALAKNGKRDQVVLATKVHGKMGEGPNDRGDSRYHIIKACEDSLTRLQTDHIDLYQLHRPPQNMPQDETLRAFDDLIHAGKVRYIGSSTFPAWMVMESLAISEKQNLARYISEQPPYNLLDRRIENELVPLCLKYNIAILPWSPIAGGMLAGRYPPGEEIASDTRAARPNNPLRPRLSTLGRDVSARVGEIAQARGMSAAQLALLWVKDQPGVTAPIIGPRTLEHLESFLPVMEMALSDADRKLFDELVHPGNAVADFHNTSDWMKARIF, encoded by the coding sequence ATGGAGTATCGTTTATTAGGACGCACCGGGGTATGCGTTTCGCCGCTGTGTCTCGGCGCGATGAACTTTGGCGCGCCGACGAACGCGGACGATTCGATCCAAATCATCAACCGCGCGTTGGACGCGGGCATCAATTTCATTGACACCGCGAATGTCTACAACGCCGGCGAGAGCGAACGCATCGTCGGGCGCGCGCTAGCCAAAAACGGCAAGCGCGATCAAGTCGTGCTCGCGACCAAGGTGCACGGCAAAATGGGCGAGGGTCCCAACGACCGCGGCGATTCGCGTTATCACATCATCAAGGCGTGCGAAGACTCGCTCACGCGATTGCAGACCGATCACATTGATCTGTATCAATTGCATCGTCCGCCGCAAAACATGCCGCAGGACGAAACGCTGCGCGCGTTCGACGATTTAATCCACGCGGGCAAAGTGCGTTACATCGGCTCTTCGACTTTTCCCGCGTGGATGGTGATGGAATCGCTCGCGATCAGCGAAAAACAAAACCTCGCGCGCTACATCAGCGAGCAACCGCCGTACAACTTGCTCGACCGCCGCATCGAGAATGAACTCGTGCCGCTGTGCCTCAAGTACAACATCGCGATTTTGCCATGGTCGCCCATTGCCGGCGGAATGCTCGCCGGTCGTTATCCGCCCGGCGAAGAGATTGCGTCGGACACACGCGCCGCGCGACCAAACAATCCCTTGCGCCCGCGCCTCTCAACCCTGGGACGCGATGTGTCTGCGCGCGTCGGCGAAATCGCGCAAGCGCGCGGGATGAGCGCGGCGCAACTCGCGTTGCTGTGGGTCAAGGATCAACCCGGCGTCACCGCGCCGATCATCGGACCGCGCACGCTCGAACATCTCGAATCGTTCTTGCCGGTGATGGAGATGGCGTTGAGCGATGCCGACCGGAAATTATTCGACGAGCTGGTACACCCTGGGAATGCCGTCGCCGATTTCCACAACACGAGCGATTGGATGAAGGCGCGGATTTTTTAA
- a CDS encoding ribonucleoside reductase class II — protein MTQSLDTNVRVMSSAPARRPINLTPNARVVLEKRYLRRGMDGKPAETPEEMFDRVARTVAEPESLYGGDVAAMRERYYELLTDLRFFPNSPTFTGAGTPLGQLAACFVLPITDDMGRDSRGIFSTLRAAALIQQTGGGNGFSFSRLRPRGDRVATSAGVATGPVGFLRVYDTAFGEVAQGGTRRGANMAVLRVDHPDIFDFIKCKTDEGAVCNFNISVGITDAFMQAVESDSDFDLVNPRDGKVWRTVRARELFDEIVKHAHHNGEPGMLFLDAANRSNPVPHLYELEATNPCITGETLVYTENGLRRADELAKQNVPMRVATDGRFGMDSLMSSSPMFATGVRDVYRLMTREGYELRLTANHRVMTARGWVAACDLNPGDRVHILNRRGGFGNTGSLNEGRILGWLVGDGTVNAIRAVLSFFGEEKRELAPMYARAVSNLVERADQRRAYPVGVTHIAPRDEARVSSERLREWAARQGLMENKLQVPASVFGGCEEMQRGFLQALFTADGQVNDGGDKGCSVRLSSSHLPLLKDTQRLLLNFGIVSRIYEQRRAGGYRLMPDGKGGKKAYYHQPQHDLAISKTNLIRFANDIGFLTEAKQTKLANYLSRMTRGPYVESFMATVEAVESDGREMVYDLQQPETHSFVANGLVVHNCGEQWLGEYENCCLGSINLAQHITPDDQLDWVKLHASVETSTRFLDDVVDANKYVPAVPELSQAAHRARRIGLGIMGLGDAMYRLGVRYGSRAGEEFAAQVMEFVRYYTMQTSIELARTRGAFPAIKGSIYDPHHLQWTPPRSIEPYTRDFGRPALDWDAIVAGIHAHGIRNAAQTTVAPTGTIATVAGVESYGCEPVFALAYTRHVNDQGKDLELDYVSPLFERALIEARVDEVTRKKIFERVRLTGTCQDVDLAPAKIRDTFVVASDITPEEHVRMQAAMQAFVDNSLSKTINFSETATMDDVAKAYFLAWQLGCKGITVYVAGTRDQVVLETKETALKKGKVEPTPDYVVAQKKPREHTLIGQTYKIETPLGGAYVTVNRNGNGEPFEVFCNVGKAGSDTAAVSEAIGRLVSLALRLPSPLTPTERLEEVVKQLSGIGGGRPMGFGLQRVRSLPDGIAQALSEDLGKPRIAEDSPVDTKQLQLFKIGDLCPSCGHASFVNEEGCRKCYSCGHSEC, from the coding sequence ATGACCCAGTCGCTCGATACGAATGTGCGCGTCATGTCGTCCGCGCCCGCGCGCCGTCCAATCAATCTTACTCCGAACGCGCGCGTCGTGCTCGAGAAGCGGTACCTGCGGCGCGGTATGGATGGCAAACCGGCGGAAACGCCGGAAGAAATGTTCGACCGCGTGGCGCGCACGGTCGCCGAACCGGAATCACTCTACGGCGGCGATGTCGCCGCGATGCGCGAACGATACTATGAACTGTTGACCGACCTGCGTTTCTTCCCCAACTCTCCCACGTTCACCGGCGCGGGCACACCCCTGGGACAACTGGCGGCGTGTTTCGTTCTGCCGATCACGGACGACATGGGGCGTGATTCGCGCGGTATTTTTTCGACGCTGCGCGCGGCGGCGTTGATTCAACAGACTGGCGGCGGCAACGGTTTTTCGTTTTCGCGTTTGCGCCCGCGCGGTGATCGCGTTGCGACGAGCGCGGGTGTGGCGACGGGTCCCGTCGGTTTTTTGCGCGTGTACGACACCGCGTTCGGCGAGGTGGCTCAGGGCGGCACGCGAAGGGGCGCCAATATGGCTGTCCTTCGCGTGGATCATCCGGACATTTTCGATTTCATAAAGTGCAAGACCGATGAAGGCGCGGTGTGCAATTTCAACATTTCGGTTGGCATCACCGACGCGTTTATGCAAGCCGTCGAAAGCGACAGCGATTTCGATCTGGTCAATCCGCGCGATGGCAAAGTGTGGCGCACGGTGCGCGCGCGCGAATTGTTCGATGAAATCGTCAAGCACGCGCATCACAACGGCGAACCTGGGATGTTATTTCTCGATGCGGCGAATCGCAGCAATCCTGTGCCGCATCTGTACGAGTTGGAAGCGACGAATCCGTGCATTACTGGTGAGACGCTGGTTTACACTGAGAACGGTTTGCGCCGCGCGGATGAACTGGCGAAACAAAATGTGCCGATGCGCGTTGCGACAGATGGGCGTTTTGGCATGGACTCATTGATGTCTTCATCACCGATGTTTGCGACCGGCGTCAGAGACGTGTATCGTTTGATGACGCGCGAAGGGTACGAACTTCGTCTCACCGCGAATCATCGCGTGATGACGGCACGTGGCTGGGTCGCCGCGTGCGATCTCAACCCGGGAGATCGTGTTCACATCCTGAATCGTCGGGGCGGATTCGGCAACACAGGTTCGCTCAATGAAGGACGCATCCTGGGTTGGCTCGTCGGTGATGGGACGGTTAACGCGATTCGCGCGGTGTTGTCTTTCTTCGGCGAAGAAAAGCGCGAATTGGCGCCGATGTACGCGCGCGCGGTATCGAATCTCGTTGAACGCGCCGATCAGCGACGCGCATACCCGGTGGGCGTTACACACATCGCGCCACGTGACGAGGCGCGCGTATCGTCGGAGCGTTTGAGGGAGTGGGCGGCGCGACAGGGTCTGATGGAAAATAAATTACAAGTGCCGGCGTCGGTGTTCGGCGGCTGTGAAGAAATGCAGCGCGGCTTCTTGCAAGCTCTGTTCACCGCTGATGGTCAAGTGAATGATGGCGGTGATAAAGGTTGCTCGGTGCGTTTGAGTTCGAGCCACCTACCGTTGTTAAAAGATACGCAACGACTCTTGTTGAATTTTGGCATCGTCAGTCGCATCTACGAACAGCGTCGCGCGGGCGGTTACCGTTTGATGCCGGACGGCAAAGGCGGCAAGAAGGCGTACTATCATCAGCCCCAACACGATCTTGCGATCAGCAAAACAAATCTGATTCGCTTTGCGAATGATATTGGATTTTTAACTGAAGCCAAGCAGACCAAACTGGCAAATTATCTGAGCCGAATGACGCGCGGTCCATATGTCGAGTCGTTCATGGCAACGGTCGAAGCGGTCGAGTCAGACGGACGCGAAATGGTGTACGATTTGCAACAACCTGAGACGCATTCGTTCGTCGCGAATGGTCTAGTCGTCCACAATTGCGGCGAACAATGGCTTGGCGAGTACGAAAATTGTTGTCTCGGCTCGATCAATCTCGCGCAGCACATCACGCCGGACGATCAACTCGATTGGGTGAAACTGCATGCATCGGTGGAAACCTCGACGCGTTTTCTCGACGATGTGGTGGACGCGAACAAGTACGTGCCGGCTGTGCCGGAGCTGTCCCAAGCCGCGCATCGCGCGCGGCGCATCGGGCTGGGCATCATGGGCTTGGGCGACGCGATGTACCGGCTCGGCGTGCGCTACGGCTCGCGCGCCGGCGAGGAATTTGCCGCGCAAGTGATGGAGTTCGTTCGTTATTACACGATGCAGACGAGCATCGAACTCGCGCGCACGCGTGGCGCGTTCCCGGCGATCAAGGGTTCGATTTACGATCCGCATCATTTGCAGTGGACGCCGCCGCGTTCCATCGAACCGTACACGCGCGATTTCGGTCGCCCCGCGCTCGACTGGGACGCGATTGTCGCGGGCATTCACGCGCACGGGATTCGCAATGCCGCGCAAACGACCGTCGCGCCGACCGGCACGATTGCAACCGTCGCCGGCGTCGAGTCATATGGCTGCGAGCCGGTCTTTGCGCTCGCGTACACGCGCCACGTCAACGACCAGGGTAAAGACCTGGAACTCGATTACGTCAGTCCGCTGTTTGAACGCGCGTTGATTGAGGCGCGGGTAGATGAGGTGACGCGCAAAAAGATTTTCGAGCGCGTCCGTTTGACCGGCACGTGCCAGGATGTGGACCTCGCGCCGGCGAAAATTCGTGACACGTTCGTCGTCGCGAGCGACATTACGCCCGAAGAACACGTGCGCATGCAAGCCGCGATGCAAGCGTTCGTAGATAACTCGCTTTCCAAGACGATCAACTTTTCGGAAACCGCGACGATGGACGATGTGGCGAAAGCATATTTCCTCGCGTGGCAACTCGGCTGCAAGGGCATCACCGTGTACGTCGCCGGCACGCGCGACCAGGTCGTGCTCGAAACGAAAGAGACCGCGCTGAAGAAAGGCAAGGTCGAGCCGACGCCTGATTATGTCGTCGCGCAAAAGAAACCGCGCGAACACACCTTGATCGGACAAACCTACAAGATCGAAACTCCGCTCGGCGGCGCGTACGTGACGGTGAATCGCAACGGCAACGGCGAACCGTTCGAAGTGTTTTGCAACGTCGGCAAAGCGGGGTCCGACACCGCGGCAGTGAGCGAAGCGATTGGGCGGCTAGTGTCGCTCGCGTTGCGGTTGCCGTCGCCACTCACGCCGACCGAACGACTCGAAGAAGTGGTCAAGCAGTTGTCCGGCATCGGCGGTGGACGACCGATGGGATTTGGTTTGCAACGCGTGCGCTCGTTGCCCGACGGCATCGCGCAAGCGTTGAGCGAAGACCTGGGCAAGCCGCGTATTGCGGAGGATTCGCCCGTGGATACAAAACAGTTGCAGTTGTTCAAGATTGGCGACTTGTGTCCATCATGCGGGCACGCCTCGTTTGTGAACGAGGAAGGGTGCCGCAAGTGTTACAGTTGCGGACATAGCGAATGCTGA
- the nrdR gene encoding transcriptional repressor NrdR, which yields MQCPYCGKPENKVIDTRESDESIRRRRQCLHCNKRYTTYERIAQTGLMVIKQDARREAFDRQKLMGGIVKACAKRPVPMEAIEAMVDEIEMQLHALGKPEVDSQKIGQMVMERLRILDDVAYVRFASVYRRFADLDSLANEIQRLKERKQREAEERNQVRLGL from the coding sequence ATGCAGTGTCCATACTGTGGCAAGCCCGAAAACAAAGTGATTGACACGCGCGAATCCGACGAGAGTATTCGCCGCCGCCGGCAGTGCCTGCACTGCAACAAACGCTACACCACGTACGAGCGCATCGCGCAAACCGGGTTGATGGTCATCAAACAGGATGCGCGGCGCGAAGCATTCGACCGCCAAAAATTGATGGGCGGCATCGTCAAGGCATGCGCCAAACGCCCCGTGCCGATGGAAGCCATCGAAGCGATGGTGGATGAAATCGAAATGCAATTGCACGCGCTCGGCAAGCCCGAAGTGGACTCGCAGAAAATCGGGCAGATGGTGATGGAACGCCTCCGCATTCTCGACGATGTCGCGTACGTTCGTTTCGCGTCGGTGTATCGCCGCTTTGCCGATCTCGATTCGCTCGCGAACGAGATTCAACGCCTCAAAGAGCGGAAACAACGCGAAGCGGAAGAGCGCAATCAAGTGCGCTTGGGACTGTAA
- the ftsZ gene encoding cell division protein FtsZ, translating into MLPEKGNGAESFADIKVIGVGGGGTNAVNRMISEGLHGVTFLAVNTDGQALMHSRAPQKIRIGDKLTRGLGAGGDPGIGEKAAEESSEDLYDALVGSDMVFITAGMGGGTGTGAAPVIARIAKEAGALTIGVVTKPFTFEGPRRRGAADDGLNKLKDSVDTLIIIPNDRLLEVADKKVSLQNAFRVADDVLRQGIQGISELITVPGLINLDFADVRTIMGAGGAALMAIGRATGENRAIAAAEAAIQSPLLDVRIDGARGVLFNVTGGEDLTLHDVYEAAEIVRRVADPDVNLIFGAVINPEMKDQVQVTVIATGFSTNAKRQTGSGQAASNVVVAPGRKTIEFPMMAARPPAKEDELDIPSFLRRRAQS; encoded by the coding sequence ATGTTGCCGGAAAAAGGGAACGGCGCGGAAAGTTTCGCTGACATCAAAGTCATCGGTGTTGGCGGCGGTGGCACGAACGCGGTCAACCGCATGATCTCCGAGGGTTTGCACGGCGTGACGTTCCTCGCGGTCAACACGGATGGTCAGGCGTTGATGCATTCGCGCGCGCCGCAGAAAATTCGCATCGGCGATAAACTGACGCGCGGCTTGGGCGCGGGCGGCGATCCAGGCATCGGCGAAAAAGCCGCGGAGGAATCTTCCGAAGATTTGTACGACGCGCTCGTCGGTTCCGATATGGTTTTCATCACCGCGGGGATGGGCGGTGGCACGGGCACCGGCGCCGCGCCGGTCATCGCGCGCATCGCAAAGGAAGCCGGCGCGTTGACGATTGGCGTCGTGACCAAGCCCTTTACGTTTGAGGGTCCACGTCGTCGCGGCGCGGCGGATGATGGGTTGAACAAACTTAAGGATTCGGTGGATACGCTCATCATCATCCCGAACGATCGCTTGCTCGAAGTCGCGGACAAAAAAGTGTCGCTGCAAAATGCGTTCCGCGTCGCGGACGATGTGTTGCGGCAGGGCATTCAGGGCATCAGCGAACTCATCACCGTCCCAGGTCTCATCAATCTCGATTTCGCCGACGTGCGCACGATCATGGGCGCGGGCGGCGCGGCGTTGATGGCGATCGGGCGCGCGACCGGCGAGAATCGCGCGATTGCCGCCGCCGAAGCGGCGATCCAAAGCCCGTTGCTTGATGTGCGAATTGATGGCGCGCGCGGCGTGTTATTCAACGTCACTGGCGGCGAAGACTTGACTTTGCACGATGTGTACGAAGCCGCAGAAATCGTGCGCCGCGTTGCCGATCCCGATGTAAATTTGATTTTTGGCGCGGTGATCAATCCGGAAATGAAAGACCAAGTCCAAGTGACCGTGATCGCGACGGGATTTAGCACCAACGCGAAACGGCAGACTGGCTCGGGGCAAGCGGCGAGTAACGTCGTCGTTGCGCCGGGCCGCAAAACGATCGAATTCCCAATGATGGCGGCGCGTCCTCCTGCCAAAGAGGACGAACTCGATATTCCCTCATTTCTGCGTCGTCGCGCGCAGTCGTAA
- the ftsA gene encoding cell division protein FtsA, which produces MTTPIAALDIGTTKTCALIGEINDAGVTRILGCGVEPSRGIRKGVVTDVKEASLAIAGAMQQAERVAGIAIPEVYVGIAGAHIQSTNSRGVAGIHGGRGILSEDIARAMEAAEAIAVPQNREIIHAIPRGYMLDGQDGIKDPLGMIGFRLEVEAHIVTGAISSIQNLVKAVEGAGLRVIDLALEPIAAGQAALTTSEKEMGVVLADIGGGTTDIAIFIDGSVWHTVILPTGGIHITNDLAVGLRTPFDAAEEMKVMYGHADPNQIADTELIDVAAFGEEGRRTVSRHDIAEIVHARVDEMCQMILTEVKRSGYDNLLPAGVVLCGGTAELAGIKTIAREALQMPVRVGAPRDLEGFTDRVSAPAYATSVGLLQWGWQESLQNSNVKASRNGHSKGGNPLGRLFGWTKHLLPE; this is translated from the coding sequence ATGACGACACCGATTGCGGCTCTGGATATTGGCACGACGAAAACGTGTGCGTTGATCGGCGAGATCAACGACGCGGGTGTGACGCGCATCCTGGGTTGCGGCGTCGAACCCTCGCGCGGAATTCGCAAGGGCGTGGTGACGGATGTGAAGGAAGCGTCGCTCGCGATTGCGGGGGCGATGCAACAAGCCGAGCGCGTCGCGGGCATCGCGATCCCAGAGGTGTACGTCGGCATCGCGGGCGCGCACATCCAGTCCACCAATTCGCGCGGCGTGGCGGGGATTCACGGCGGGCGCGGGATCCTGTCTGAAGATATCGCGCGGGCGATGGAAGCCGCCGAAGCGATTGCGGTCCCGCAGAATCGCGAAATCATTCACGCGATTCCACGCGGATACATGCTCGATGGACAGGACGGTATCAAAGACCCGTTGGGGATGATCGGTTTTCGTTTGGAGGTCGAAGCGCATATCGTGACCGGCGCGATCTCCTCGATCCAAAATTTGGTCAAGGCAGTCGAAGGCGCGGGACTGCGCGTGATAGACCTCGCGCTCGAACCGATTGCGGCAGGGCAAGCCGCGTTGACGACGTCGGAAAAAGAAATGGGTGTGGTGCTCGCGGACATTGGCGGCGGCACGACCGACATCGCGATTTTTATTGACGGGAGTGTGTGGCACACGGTCATCTTGCCGACGGGCGGCATTCACATCACGAACGATCTCGCAGTCGGTTTGCGGACGCCGTTCGACGCGGCGGAAGAAATGAAAGTGATGTACGGTCACGCGGATCCGAATCAAATCGCGGATACGGAATTGATTGACGTTGCCGCGTTCGGCGAAGAGGGCAGGCGCACCGTCTCGCGTCACGACATCGCGGAGATCGTGCACGCGCGAGTGGATGAAATGTGTCAGATGATTCTTACCGAGGTCAAGCGTTCGGGGTACGATAATTTGTTGCCCGCGGGCGTCGTGTTGTGCGGCGGGACGGCGGAACTTGCCGGCATCAAGACGATTGCGCGCGAAGCGTTGCAAATGCCGGTGCGCGTCGGCGCGCCGCGCGATCTCGAGGGCTTCACCGATCGCGTTTCCGCGCCGGCGTATGCGACCTCGGTCGGTTTGTTGCAGTGGGGCTGGCAAGAGTCGCTGCAAAATTCAAATGTGAAAGCATCGCGCAACGGACACAGCAAAGGTGGCAATCCGTTGGGGCGACTGTTTGGGTGGACAAAGCATTTGCTTCCAGAATGA
- a CDS encoding FtsQ-type POTRA domain-containing protein — MSPTTPLQRQNNRRAPTRRTNTRTRYQIAAPLVAPRAFPVVGVLTQVPRVKWFALLLITVLTALLVLFFNTDWFYVYDVEVSGMRSLTRKEVEKASGIVGWNIFFIEPSQVQTYVATLPEVKAVEVGTALPNRVTIHIVERLPEVIWIRGNENYWVADDGMIMLARAPRPELVVIRDLDFRAMVIGKRAPLDAFAAQRALRQVWRDAPRAFDWSRARGLAFTDERGWKIYLGDASEMAGKLARYRALVATLIAQNKRVNFIDLGKGDPFYQ; from the coding sequence ATGAGTCCAACCACACCGCTTCAACGTCAAAACAACCGGCGCGCGCCAACGCGCCGAACGAATACGCGTACGCGCTATCAAATTGCCGCGCCGCTCGTCGCGCCGCGTGCGTTTCCGGTGGTAGGCGTGTTGACCCAGGTTCCGCGCGTCAAGTGGTTCGCCTTGTTGCTGATCACGGTGTTGACCGCGCTCCTCGTATTGTTCTTCAACACCGATTGGTTTTATGTGTACGATGTTGAAGTGTCTGGGATGAGGTCGCTCACGCGCAAAGAGGTCGAGAAGGCAAGCGGGATTGTCGGCTGGAATATCTTTTTCATCGAGCCGAGCCAGGTGCAGACGTACGTTGCGACCTTGCCCGAAGTGAAGGCGGTCGAGGTGGGCACCGCCTTGCCGAACCGTGTGACGATTCACATCGTCGAGCGGCTACCGGAAGTGATTTGGATTCGCGGCAACGAGAATTACTGGGTCGCGGATGATGGCATGATTATGTTGGCGCGTGCGCCGCGTCCCGAATTGGTGGTGATACGTGATTTAGATTTCCGCGCGATGGTGATCGGCAAACGCGCGCCGCTCGACGCCTTCGCGGCGCAGCGCGCGTTGCGCCAGGTGTGGCGCGATGCGCCGCGCGCGTTCGACTGGTCACGCGCGCGCGGACTGGCGTTCACCGACGAGCGCGGCTGGAAAATCTATTTGGGCGACGCGAGCGAAATGGCGGGCAAACTCGCGCGCTATCGCGCGCTCGTCGCGACGTTGATCGCGCAAAACAAGCGCGTGAATTTCATTGACCTGGGAAAAGGCGATCCGTTTTATCAGTGA
- a CDS encoding D-alanine--D-alanine ligase, translating to MAKKIRVGIIFGGRSGEHEVSLASAQGVARAIDHEKYDVVMIGVTKQGRWLAGDKALAQLIAASPSLLLKSGEAVNDETVALNGKSLVPTTTEASPLGAIDVAFPLIHGPMGEDGTVQGLLELADIPYVGAGVAASAVGMDKALMKAIFHAEDLPILDWMVVLRRDWELRPEDTIRRVEAEFGYPCFIKPANLGSSVGVSKAHNWDELTQALTTAAQYDRKLIAERAAQDAREIECSVLGNDEPIASLPGEVAPHREFYDYAAKYDETAGTDLIVPADLPPDVTRAVQGLAVRAFKAIDASGMARVDFFIERATNRIFVNEINTIPGFTAVSMYPRMWEKSGVPYPELIDRLIQLALERHADKKRSKSEY from the coding sequence ATGGCAAAGAAAATTCGGGTCGGCATCATCTTTGGCGGCAGGTCCGGCGAGCATGAAGTTTCGCTCGCATCGGCGCAAGGTGTTGCGCGCGCGATAGACCACGAGAAATACGATGTCGTGATGATCGGCGTCACTAAACAGGGACGCTGGCTCGCGGGCGACAAGGCGCTGGCGCAACTCATCGCGGCGAGTCCATCGCTCTTGCTCAAATCCGGCGAAGCAGTGAACGACGAAACGGTCGCGCTCAATGGTAAATCGCTCGTGCCGACGACGACCGAGGCGTCGCCGCTCGGCGCGATTGATGTTGCGTTTCCGCTCATTCACGGACCGATGGGCGAGGATGGCACGGTGCAGGGTTTGCTCGAACTCGCGGATATTCCGTACGTCGGCGCGGGCGTCGCGGCGAGCGCGGTCGGGATGGACAAGGCGTTGATGAAAGCCATCTTTCACGCGGAGGATTTGCCGATTCTCGATTGGATGGTCGTTCTGCGCCGCGACTGGGAACTCCGTCCCGAGGATACGATTCGGCGCGTCGAAGCCGAGTTTGGTTATCCGTGCTTTATCAAACCGGCGAACCTGGGTTCGAGCGTCGGCGTGAGCAAGGCGCACAACTGGGACGAACTGACCCAAGCCCTGACGACCGCGGCGCAGTACGATCGCAAACTCATCGCCGAACGCGCCGCGCAAGACGCGCGCGAGATCGAGTGCAGCGTGCTCGGCAATGACGAGCCTATCGCTTCGCTGCCGGGCGAGGTCGCGCCGCATCGCGAGTTTTACGATTATGCCGCCAAGTATGACGAGACCGCCGGCACCGATTTGATCGTCCCCGCCGATTTGCCGCCGGATGTGACGCGCGCGGTGCAGGGCTTGGCGGTGCGCGCGTTCAAAGCGATTGACGCGAGCGGCATGGCGCGCGTAGATTTTTTCATCGAGCGCGCGACGAACCGAATTTTTGTAAACGAAATCAATACGATTCCGGGGTTCACGGCGGTTTCGATGTACCCGCGCATGTGGGAGAAGAGCGGCGTGCCGTACCCCGAGTTGATTGATCGCCTGATTCAACTCGCGCTCGAACGCCACGCCGACAAAAAACGTTCCAAATCGGAATATTGA
- the murB gene encoding UDP-N-acetylmuramate dehydrogenase: protein METRLAALREALGARAQVKAPLAPRTTFRVGGPADLLAEAKTLDELFAFVKLARQNNVPIFILGNGSNILVRDGGIRGLVIENHCANFSLDVTNSERTILRIESGASLPGVANRLARQGWSGFEWAIGVPGTFGGAIVGNAGAHGGCIADNLVHVTILDAAGAMRELPKTDCAFEYRSSRFKRGRDEIVLRADFEMKHDDPAACVARMNEYTERRRRSQPTEASVGSMFKNPPGDYAGRLIEQAGLKGTRIGNLEVSRVHANFFVNHGGATAGDVLQLIELVRGKVRDVFGIELELEIEIVGVG, encoded by the coding sequence ATGGAAACGCGCCTAGCCGCTCTGCGCGAGGCGCTGGGCGCACGCGCGCAAGTGAAAGCGCCGCTTGCGCCGCGCACGACGTTTCGCGTTGGCGGTCCCGCCGATTTGCTCGCCGAAGCGAAAACGCTGGACGAGTTGTTCGCGTTCGTAAAACTCGCGCGGCAAAATAATGTTCCGATTTTCATCCTGGGCAATGGCTCAAACATTCTGGTACGCGATGGCGGCATTCGCGGACTCGTGATCGAAAATCACTGCGCGAATTTTTCGCTGGATGTTACAAATTCAGAACGCACGATTCTGCGCATCGAAAGCGGCGCGTCGCTCCCTGGTGTTGCGAATCGTCTCGCGCGGCAAGGATGGTCGGGATTCGAGTGGGCGATTGGCGTGCCGGGCACGTTCGGCGGCGCGATTGTCGGGAACGCCGGCGCGCATGGCGGTTGCATCGCGGACAACCTTGTGCACGTCACGATTCTCGACGCGGCGGGCGCGATGCGCGAGTTACCCAAGACGGATTGCGCGTTCGAGTACCGTTCGAGCCGGTTCAAACGCGGGCGCGATGAAATCGTGCTGCGCGCGGATTTCGAGATGAAACACGACGACCCAGCCGCGTGCGTCGCGCGGATGAACGAGTACACCGAACGTCGTCGTCGTTCGCAGCCGACCGAAGCGAGTGTCGGCTCGATGTTCAAGAACCCGCCCGGTGATTACGCGGGGCGATTGATCGAGCAAGCCGGACTCAAGGGCACGCGCATCGGCAATCTCGAAGTGTCACGCGTGCACGCAAACTTTTTTGTGAATCATGGCGGCGCGACGGCAGGCGATGTTCTGCAATTGATCGAACTCGTGCGCGGCAAGGTGCGCGATGTGTTTGGGATAGAGTTAGAGTTAGAGATAGAGATCGTTGGCGTAGGATGA